A genomic region of Anopheles coustani chromosome 3, idAnoCousDA_361_x.2, whole genome shotgun sequence contains the following coding sequences:
- the LOC131261586 gene encoding breast cancer metastasis-suppressor 1-like protein: MDHLDNDSEATLTGDEGEHCGATSSKKNCNDFSLTEEVYKERKRDLMRQLKLLKQGKHPKYLARERALKKELEQRLLENELERKRLLELSEREYQREIREAEEEFERERIALLNKLEAEALKERELCYQEFIRGNLSVMSTPTRSCIVTRSKENKSEPKKESTPRLVYLLEPDQIKQDLMEISGSESSPKRNTDEQVVMVNGNETTMTFNGHLFHCGDSITIMGLQMNPISGAISRLSQESLYFKYDNLDSEQCFPLSDFRHGGIKIVPREDW, from the coding sequence ATGGATCATTTGGATAATGATAGTGAAGCCACCTTAACCGGCGACGAAGGCGAACATTGCGGTGCAACGAGCAGTAAGAAGAACTGCAACGATTTCTCGTTAACTGAGGAAGTTTATAAAGAAAGGAAGCGAGATTTGATGCGCCAGTTGAAACTGCTGAAACAGGGTAAGCACCCGAAATACCTCGCACGTGAACGTGCCCTGAAGAAGGAGCTGGAGCAACGGCTATTGGAGAACGAGCTGGAGCGCAAGCGCCTGCTCGAGTTGTCCGAACGAGAATATCAACGTGAGATCCGGGAAGCTGAAGAAGAGTTCGAAAGGGAAAGAATTGCGCTGCTAAACAAGCTGGAGGCGGAAGCGCTGAAAGAGCGGGAACTTTGTTATCAAGAGTTCATCCGCGGGAATCTGAGTGTGATGTCCACCCCGACTCGTTCGTGCATCGTAACCCGCTCCAAGGAGAACAAATCGGAACCGAAGAAAGAGTCAACTCCACGACTGGTGTACCTTCTCGAGCCGGACCAGATTAAGCAGGACCTGATGGAGATTTCTGGAAGCGAATCATCACCAAAACGCAACACTGATGAACAAGTGGTAATGGTGAACGGAAATGAAACTACGATGACATTTAATGGGCATTTGTTCCATTGCGGTGATTCTATAACAATCATGGGACTTCAGATGAATCCAATTTCAGGTGCAATTTCCCGTCTTTCCCAGGAAAGCCTGTATTTTAAATATGATAACCTGGACAGTGAGCAGTGTTTTCCGCTTTCGGACTTTCGTCATGGCGGAATCAAAATTGTTCCACGTGAGGACTGGTAA
- the LOC131261602 gene encoding uncharacterized protein LOC131261602, with amino-acid sequence MQNRHQSPTDEESLEGQARRIVRSIPIQPIMYDGTYEEFSIGSQESAVSELSFSSDSSVSDFTVVGEPIVELPSTPPKEAVEVRTRFRSLDQTLTPGTIGEALEKSGTVLMQRSRENRLAKQLVEMQTLIGADDELVVLKQPSTVRRMHSQPAFTPEVMRGFLEHSETMFHLVHETQTESNMNEERTDPSEVVKTEAREVVEGDGEGEFVGCFSKNDDLVMYKRTVKGARADAGERRESLDTLIAQHAQCLVEADNVTQPKVQIYQSNDENVLALLTFSEQSAAVLKTPSSTVDGVNSYEDLNRVLLQTYRQLLTRPDEMISMQTHRPAGASGSPQASPHIHKPRSDLLSSRSDGSTSFGLTNASRSGVCLEGSSKNWNKYPNARKAIEIVTNLRLMLEEFILRKIPATASVVKFLARLLTDVMHCSPVEVGEQFQQLSLIEKIKQVIDELLMPHELEDPLQMVNQAKLTMKQILDYRVQVHTIGDFAKACERISGTAERLVCELDHDIEDTDAFIEALQYGLKSLLGAEDPREVLEQTPGTSSSAKEESHSPHHATIGEESTRDIPLLPTTLCHCFTSSFWLFLGSSAVWLKEFFINFWHFLTTTPPILLGPSVSFRETVLDDNSIVQELHVQRHHLNQTMNVLQLVLEKSPSEVKSTGQQDGNLPTTSVNVRSLKLFAQLLQQAGSIELSHSDSHHHLHLQLRESISGNLEKRQTDGICMLAGDIRDHEESVAVCFDARMYDLDTLSENESAIECITRVERLSCDKDEEREEVEGQESVVNSIVEEIISTDHFGSVKGSNTQSVEALQEESMRKTMQELLEPVIATLRNVQERMEDIGGDRCSQPRVSSPGTIAFGLVERLHDSPPKSIKKEERYMNMDVPLTESLQELISMFHDANERLAIIDCDVTAIRNQVQHLVSEQLRQLESLQHQPRQAKGGKPIQGDGHRTKRRRSSQKQANRQRKSRSSEGDKKELTAPIPCCPIKQTFPLPPSKNNCPAEIYSCHGVAPDVLVIHWNVDKDVIQHIAGYEIYVDGVLRSVCFSNKRRTALIANINLRQQHLLMLHANPVSRCKNLAKWEPAIFLYHL; translated from the exons ATGCAAAACAGGCACCAATCCCCAACCGACGAAGAATCCTTGGAAGGGCAAGCTCGACGTATCGTTCGAAGCATTCCTATTCAGCCAATAATGTACGATGGAACCTACGAAGAATTCAGCATCGGCAGCCAGGAATCGGCGGTTTCGGAACTGAGTTTTTCCTCCGACTCGTCTGTTAGTGACTTTACCGTAGTGGGAGAACCGATCGTCGAGCTGCCGTCGACACCGCCAAAGGAAGCGGTAGAAGTGAGGACACGTTTCCGGTCCCTGGATCAAACACTCACCCCTGGCACGATCGGAGAGGCATTGGAAAAGTCCGGTACGGTTCTGATGCAACGGTCGCGAGAAAATCGTCTGGCGAAGCAACTGGTAGAAATGCAGACCCTCATCGGGGCGGACGATGAGTTGGTGGTGCTGAAGCAACCGAGCACCGTTCGTCGGATGCACTCACAGCCGGCATTCACCCCGGAAGTGATGCGTGGTTTTCTCGAGCACTCCGAGACAATGTTCCATCTCGTGCACGAGACGCAGACGGAAAGCAATATGAACGAGGAGCGTACTGACCCATCGGAGGTTGTGAAAACAGAAGCGCGGGAAGTTGTTGAAGGTGATGGTGAGGGCGAGTTCGTTGGATGTTTCAGTAAAAACGACGACCTGGTGATGTACAAGCGAACGGTGAAAGGCGCCCGAGCGGACGCTGGGGAACGTCGGGAGAGCCTCGACACGTTGATCGCCCAGCATGCTCAGTGTCTGGTGGAGGCGGACAATGTGACGCAGCCCAAGGTTCAGATTTACCAATCGAACGATGAGAACGTGCTCGCCTTACTGACGTTCTCCGAGCAATCGGCTGCCGTTTTGAAGACGCCCAGCTCAACGGTGGACGGTGTTAACTCGTACGAGGACTTGAACCGGGTGCTGCTGCAAACCTACCGGCAGCTGCTAACTCGACCCGACGAGATGATATCGATGCAAACACACCGTCCGGCAGGTGCTTCTGGGTCACCGCAAGCAAGTCCGCACATTCATAAACCTCGGTCGGATTTACTGTCGAGTCGTTCTGATGGTTCCACCAGCTTCGGTCTAACGAATGCCTCACGGAGTGGTGTATGCCTGGAAGGTTCCAGTAAGAACTGGAACAAGTATCCCAATGCCCGGAAGGCGATAGAGATCGTGACAAACTTGCGGTTAATGCTGGAAGAGTTTATCTTGCGGAAAATTCCAGCGACGGCCAGTGTGGTGAAGTTTCTCGCACGCCTCCTTACCGACGTCATGCACTGTTCCCCCGTAGAAGTAGGCGAGCAGTTCCAGCAATTATCGCTGATCGAGAAAATAAAGCAGGTCATCGATGAGCTACTGATGCCACACGAGCTGGAAGATCCGTTGCAAATGGTGAATCAGGCAAAACTGACCATGAAGCAAATTCTTGACTACCGTGTTCAAGTTCACACGATCGGAGATTTTGCGAAGGCTTGCGAACGGATATCCGGTACCGCGGAGCGACTCGTCTGTGAGCTAGATCACGATATTGAAGATACGGATGCGTTCATCGAAGCATTGCAGTACGGGCTAAAGAGTCTCCTTGGTGCTGAAGACCCAAGAGAAGTCCTGGAACAAACGCCAGGAACCTCCTCTAGCGCCAAAGAAGAATCCCATAGCCCACACCATGCCACAATAGGAGAAGAGTCAACGAGAGACATCCCACTGTTACCGACAACACTTTGCCATTGCTTCACATCCTCGTTCTGGTTGTTTCTCGGATCAAGCGCCGTCTGGCTGAAAGaattttttataaacttttgGCATTTTCTTACCACCACACCGCCAATCCTCCTTGGTCCATCCGTGTCCTTCCGGGAAACAGTTTTGGACGATAACTCCATCGTACAAGAGTTGCACGTACAGCGCCATCACCTCAATCAAACCATGAACGTCCTGCAGCTCGTATTGGAAAAGTCGCCAAGTGAGGTGAAGTCCACCGGCCAACAAGACGGCAaccttccaaccacgtccgtTAACGTGCGATCGCTGAAACTCTTCGCCCAACTGCTCCAGCAGGCAGGCAGTATCGAGCTGAGCCACTCCGATTCGCACCATCACCTTCACCTGCAGCTGCGCGAGAGCATTTCgggaaatctggaaaaacgGCAAACGGATGGGATCTGCATGCTGGCCGGGGACATTCGTGACCACGAGGAAAGCGTGGCGGTATGTTTTGACGCTCGGATGTACGATCTCGATACGCTTAGCGAAAACGAATCGGCTATAGAGTGTATTACCCGAGTGGAGCGACTTTCGTGCGATAAGGATGAGGAACGCGAGGAAGTTGAGGGGCAGGAGTCGGTGGTAAACTCTATTGTGGAGGAAATCATCTCCACGGATCATTTTGGGAGTGTTAAAGGAAGTAATACTCAATCGGTCGAGGCCTTACAGGAGGAAAGTATGAGGAAAACCATGCAGGAACTTCTGGAACCAGTGATTGCAACGTTACGTAATGTCCAGGAAAGGATGGAAGACATTGGTGGAGATCGGTGTTCTCAACCACGAGTATCTTCACCAGGAACGATCGCTTTTGGTTTGGTAGAGCGTCTACATGATTCACCTCCGAAATCGATCAAAAAAGAAG AACGTTACATGAACATGGATGTCCCTTTGACGGAATCGTTACAAGAACTAATTTCCATGTTTCACGACGCCAACGAACGGCTGGCGATTATCGATTGCGATGTTACGGCTATCCGAAACCAGGTACAGCATTTGGTATCGGAACAACTTCGACAACTCGAAAGTCTACAACACCAACCGAGGCAAGCGAAAGGCGGTAAACCGATACAGGGTGATGGGCATCGCACGAAACGTCGTAGATCTTCACAAAAGCAAGCCAACCGCCAGCGGAAGTCTCGATCGTCTGAGGGTGATAAGAAAGAGTTAACTGCTCCTATCCCGTGCTGTCCGATAAAGCAAACATTTCCCCTTCCACCATCGAAGAATAACTGTCCAGCAGAAATCTATTCTTGCCACGGTGTAGCACCGGATGTGCTGGTCATCCATTGGAACGTGGATAAGGATGTGATACAGCACATCGCGGGATATGAG ATCTATGTCGACGGTGTGTTGCGGTCGGTGTGCTTCTCGAACAAACGCCGGACCGCGCTGATCGCGAACATCAACCTACGGCAGCAACACCTGCTTATGCTACACGCCAATCCGGTCAGCCGTTGCAAGAACTTGGCAAAGTGGGAACCGGCCATCTTTCTGTATCATTTGTAA